In Zingiber officinale cultivar Zhangliang chromosome 8B, Zo_v1.1, whole genome shotgun sequence, a single genomic region encodes these proteins:
- the LOC122013761 gene encoding proline-rich receptor-like protein kinase PERK8, giving the protein MGLGGGSGNVSFANPAFREASQAARRARSTNDRLSKDAPSPSKRRARSPSDDSDSDGQPLAQRRRCRALRPASDSGPSSIPSPPPAVAASPPPPIVTPPSILSHVNDPPIPSNIQVEPPLAQASASQQPQGGEAGPSKRPSVTPPAAPPQGPSSAPSGSTAEPCAPPGSAAGHSEPSPLTYHCYCTTIPFEERLWSRTDVPTSSLKIKGHLATL; this is encoded by the coding sequence ATGGGCCTTGGTGGAGGATCAGGCAACGTTTCATTTGCCAACCCCGCTTTCAGAGAGGCTTCTCAAGCAGCTCGCCGGGCCCGCTCCACAAATGACCGCCTGAGCAAGGATGCCCCTTCTCCCTCTAAACGCAGGGCTCGATCACCTTCCGATGATTCTGATTCGGATGGCCAGCCGCTGGCTCAGAGACGTCGATGTCGAGCCCTTCGTCCAGCGTCCGACTCAGGCCCGTCGtctatcccttctcctcctccagctGTAGCtgcctctcctccacctcccatTGTGACTCCGCCTTCAATCCTGAGCCATGTAAATGATCCCCCTATTCCGTCCAATATTCAGGTCGAGCCTCCGCTGGCTCAAGCTTCCGCATCGCAGCAACCTCAAGGCGGTGAAGCTGGCCCCTCAAAACGCCCTTCAGTTACCCCTCCTGCAGCACCTCCTCAGGgtccttcttcagctccttctggcTCAACTGCTGAGCCCTGCGCTCCTCCGGGCTCAGCCGCGGGTCATTCAGAACCATCCCCGCTTACTTATCACTGTTACTGTACTACTATCCCTTTTGAGGAGAGGTTATGGTCCCGAACAGATGTTCCCACTAGCTCCCTCAAGATAAAAGGTCATCTAGCCACTTTATGA
- the LOC122014812 gene encoding chloroplast envelope quinone oxidoreductase homolog: MAAENPSTMKAVQYDSYGGGAAGLKHVEVPIPSPKKNEALLKLEAAAINPVDWKIQKGILRPFLPPRFPFTPVSDVAGEVVEVGSGVNSFKKGDKVVGLLSFPNGGGLAEFAVTTMAAMAIRLPEVSPSEAAGLPIAGLTALQSLKAIGIKFDTPNKSSNILITAASGGVGHYAVQLAKYAGLHVTATCGARNIELVKSLGADEVVDYETPEGAKLKSPSDKKYDGVIHCATNIPWSTFEPNLSSSGKVIDITPNFTTIAASILKRITFSKKKLIPLMLVPKSGEMEFLLNLVKEGKLKTVIDSVYPLSKAEEAWAKSISGHATGKIIIEI; this comes from the exons ATGGCGGCGGAAAACCCAAGCACCATGAAGGCTGTACAGTACGATTCCTACGGAGGAGGTGCCGCCGGCCTCAAG CATGTTGAGGTTCCTATTCCTTCGCCCAAGAAAAATGAGGCTTTGTTGAAGTTGGAGGCAGCTGCTATAAACCCAGTAGACTGGAAAATCCAGAAAGGCATCCTCCGCCCGTTTCTGCCTCCCAGATTTCCATTTACCCCTG TTTCTGATGTTGCTGGAGAAGTTGTAGAAGTAGGTTCTGGGGTCAATTCCTTTAAGAAGGGGGACAAAGTTGTTGGTCTGCTAAGCTTTCCA AATGGTGGTGGGCTTGCCGAGTTTGCTGTAACAACAATGGCTGCGATGGCCATTAGGCTGCCTGAGGTTTCACCATCCGAAGCTGCAGGCCTACCAATAGCAGGCCTGACTGCTCTCCAGTCACTGAAGGCTATTGGGATTAAATTTGATACTCCCAACAAGTCATCCAATATTCTGATAACAGCTGCCTCTGGTGGTGTGGGGCACTATGCTGTCCAGCTTGCCAAGTATGCAGGACTCCATGTTACAGCGACATGCGGCGCTCGCAATATAGAACTGGTAAAGAGTCTCGGAGCAGATGAGGTGGTGGACTACGAGACTCCAGAGGGTGCGAAACTGAAGAGCCCATCAGACAAGAAGTACGACGGAGTCATCCATTGCGCCACCAATATTCCCTGGTCCACTTTTGAGCCCAACTTGAGCAGCAGTGGCAAGGTCATTGATATAACTCCCAATTTTACAACTATAGCTGCTTCCATTCTGAAGAGGATCACATTTTCAAAGAAAAAGCTTATACCACTGATGTTGGTACCAAAGTCCGGTGAAATGGAATTCTTACTCAATTTGGTAAAGGAAGGTAAGCTCAAGACAGTTATAGACTCCGTATATCCATTAAGTAAAGCAGAAGAGGCCTGGGCCAAGAGCATCAGTGGTCATGCTACAGGGAAGATCATTATCGAAATATGA